The Bacteroides acidifaciens genome includes a region encoding these proteins:
- a CDS encoding C-GCAxxG-C-C family protein, with translation MEDRIQKAVELFKSGYNCSQSVVAAFADMYGFTQEQALRMSASFGGGIGRMRETCGAACGMFLVAGLETGATEAADREGKAANYAVVQELAAEFKKRNGSLICGELLGLKKKEPVSTVPEERTAQYYSKRPCAKMVEEAARIWCEYLEKHPK, from the coding sequence ATGGAAGATAGAATACAAAAAGCGGTGGAGCTTTTTAAGAGCGGATATAACTGTTCGCAGTCTGTTGTGGCTGCCTTTGCGGATATGTATGGATTCACACAGGAACAGGCCTTGCGCATGAGCGCTTCCTTCGGTGGGGGGATAGGCAGGATGCGTGAGACTTGTGGAGCTGCCTGTGGAATGTTTCTCGTTGCAGGACTGGAAACGGGGGCGACGGAAGCGGCAGACCGGGAAGGCAAAGCTGCCAACTATGCGGTGGTGCAGGAACTGGCGGCTGAGTTTAAAAAACGCAACGGTTCGCTGATTTGCGGAGAATTGTTGGGATTGAAGAAAAAAGAACCGGTTTCTACCGTGCCGGAAGAGCGTACTGCTCAATATTATAGCAAGCGCCCTTGCGCGAAAATGGTGGAAGAAGCAGCAAGAATTTGGTGTGAATACCTCGAAAAGCATCCGAAATGA
- the pheT gene encoding phenylalanine--tRNA ligase subunit beta: MNISYNWLKEYVNFDLTPDETAAALTSIGLETGGVEEVQTIKGGLEGLVIGEVLTCVEHPNSDHLHITTVNLGEGEPVQIVCGAPNVAAGQKVVVATLGTKLYDGDECFTIKKSKIRGVESTGMICAEDEIGIGTDHAGIIVLPEDAVPGTLAKDYYNIKSDYVLEVDITPNRADACSHYGVARDLYAYLIQNGRQATLQRPSVDDFKVENRDLNIEVKVENTEACPHYAGVTVKGVTVKESPEWLQNKLRLIGLRPINNVVDITNYIVHAFGQPLHCFDAAKIKGNEVIVKTMPEGTPFVTLDEVERKLSDRDLMICNQEEAMCIAGVFGGLDSGSTEATTDVFIESAYFHPTWVRKTARRHGLNTDASFRFERGIDPNSVIYCLKLAAMMVKELAGGTISSDIKDVYTTPAQDFIVDLAYAKVNSLIGKVIPVETIKSIVTSLEMKITNETAEGLTLAVPPYRVDVQRDCDVIEDILRIYGYNNVEIPSTLKSSLTTKGEHDKSNKLQNLVAEQLVGCGFNEILNNSLTRAAYYDGLEAYPSNRLVMLLNPLSADLNAMRQTLLFGGLESIAHNANRKNADLKFFEFGNCYYFDGDKKNEEKVLAPYSEDYHLGLWVTGKKVSNSWAHADENSSVYELKAYVENILKRLGLDLHNLVVGNLTDDVFAAALSVNTKGGKRLASFGVVTKKLLKAFDIDNEVYFADLNWKELMKAIRSVKISYKEISKFPAVKRDLALLLDKNVQFAEIEKIAYDTEKKLLKEVELFDVYEGKNLEAGKKSYAVSFLLQDENQTLNDKMIDKIMSKLVKNLEDKLGAKLR; this comes from the coding sequence ATGAATATCTCTTATAACTGGCTGAAAGAGTATGTCAACTTCGATTTGACGCCTGATGAAACGGCTGCCGCGTTGACTTCTATCGGCTTGGAAACAGGCGGTGTGGAAGAAGTGCAAACTATTAAAGGTGGTTTGGAAGGTCTTGTGATCGGCGAAGTGCTGACTTGCGTGGAACACCCGAATTCCGACCATTTGCACATTACTACTGTCAATCTGGGAGAAGGCGAACCGGTACAGATCGTTTGCGGCGCTCCGAACGTGGCTGCCGGACAGAAAGTGGTGGTAGCTACCTTGGGTACGAAACTCTATGACGGTGACGAATGTTTTACCATCAAGAAATCAAAAATCCGCGGTGTGGAATCTACCGGCATGATTTGTGCTGAAGATGAAATTGGTATCGGTACGGATCATGCAGGCATCATTGTATTGCCGGAAGATGCTGTTCCGGGTACGCTTGCCAAGGATTATTATAATATCAAGAGCGACTATGTGCTTGAAGTGGACATCACGCCCAACCGTGCGGATGCCTGCTCTCATTACGGCGTGGCCCGCGACCTGTACGCTTATCTGATTCAGAACGGCAGACAGGCTACTCTGCAACGTCCCTCGGTAGATGACTTCAAAGTTGAAAACCGGGACTTGAATATTGAGGTGAAGGTTGAAAACACGGAGGCTTGCCCGCATTATGCCGGTGTGACCGTGAAAGGTGTGACCGTGAAGGAAAGCCCGGAATGGTTGCAGAACAAATTGCGCCTGATCGGTTTGCGTCCTATTAATAATGTAGTGGATATTACCAATTACATCGTTCATGCTTTCGGCCAGCCTTTGCACTGTTTCGATGCTGCCAAGATTAAAGGCAATGAGGTGATTGTAAAGACCATGCCCGAAGGGACTCCGTTCGTTACGCTGGATGAAGTGGAACGCAAGCTGAGCGACCGCGACCTGATGATTTGCAATCAGGAAGAGGCGATGTGTATTGCCGGTGTATTCGGCGGACTGGATTCCGGCTCTACCGAAGCTACGACAGATGTTTTCATTGAAAGTGCTTACTTCCATCCCACATGGGTGCGCAAGACTGCACGCCGCCATGGACTGAATACGGATGCTTCTTTCCGTTTCGAGCGTGGTATCGACCCGAACAGCGTGATTTATTGCTTGAAACTGGCTGCCATGATGGTGAAAGAACTGGCTGGAGGTACGATTTCTTCTGATATTAAAGATGTATATACTACTCCTGCGCAGGATTTCATCGTAGATTTGGCTTATGCTAAAGTAAATTCACTGATAGGCAAAGTGATTCCGGTAGAGACAATCAAGAGCATTGTGACCAGCCTGGAGATGAAGATTACGAATGAGACGGCAGAAGGGCTGACGTTGGCTGTTCCGCCTTATCGGGTGGATGTGCAGCGTGATTGCGACGTGATTGAGGATATTCTCCGCATCTACGGATATAATAATGTTGAAATCCCGTCTACTCTGAAGTCTAGTCTGACAACAAAGGGGGAACATGATAAGTCCAATAAATTACAGAATCTGGTGGCAGAACAGTTGGTGGGCTGCGGATTCAATGAAATACTGAATAACTCATTGACCCGTGCCGCATACTATGACGGTTTGGAAGCTTATCCGTCCAACCGCCTGGTGATGTTGCTGAACCCGTTGAGCGCGGATTTGAACGCTATGCGTCAGACTTTGTTGTTCGGTGGACTGGAAAGCATCGCTCACAACGCGAACCGTAAGAATGCCGACCTGAAATTCTTCGAATTCGGTAACTGCTATTATTTCGACGGAGACAAGAAGAATGAGGAAAAGGTATTGGCTCCTTATTCGGAAGATTATCACCTGGGATTGTGGGTAACCGGCAAGAAGGTTTCCAACTCGTGGGCGCATGCAGACGAAAACAGTTCTGTTTATGAATTGAAGGCTTATGTCGAGAATATATTGAAACGTCTGGGACTGGATTTGCATAATCTGGTTGTAGGTAACTTGACCGATGATGTTTTTGCTGCCGCACTTTCTGTAAATACCAAGGGTGGTAAACGACTGGCATCTTTCGGTGTGGTGACTAAGAAATTGCTGAAGGCATTCGATATCGACAATGAAGTTTATTTCGCTGACTTGAACTGGAAGGAGCTTATGAAGGCTATCCGTTCGGTGAAGATCAGCTACAAGGAAATATCCAAGTTCCCGGCTGTGAAACGTGACCTTGCCTTGCTGCTTGACAAGAATGTGCAGTTTGCCGAAATCGAGAAGATTGCTTACGATACGGAGAAGAAGTTGCTGAAAGAAGTGGAACTTTTTGACGTGTACGAAGGCAAGAACCTGGAAGCTGGCAAGAAATCTTATGCAGTGAGCTTCTTGCTTCAGGATGAGAACCAGACATTGAACGACAAGATGATTGACAAGATTATGTCGAAACTGGTGAAGAACCTGGAAGATAAACTGGGCGCCAAACTAAGATAA
- a CDS encoding sodium:proton antiporter, translating into MRKVLSFSGFLMLGLVISQFLPVMAGQSYGAVKSVSNVLLYVCLSFIMINVGREFVLDKVRWKSYAEDYFIAMATAALPWFMIAIYYVFVLLPPDYWNSWEAWKENLLLSRFAAPTSAGILFTMLAAIGLKSSWIYKKIQVLAIFDDLDTIILMIPLQIMMIGLRWQLIIVVVIVFMLLAVGWQRLNKYDWRQDWKAILFYSFIIFLATQILYLGSKELYGEEGSIHIEVLLPAFVLGMIMKHREHDTAVERKVSTGISFLFMFLVGMSMPHFIGVNFAETHAGTHSVTGSQEMMSWGMIMFHVVIVSLLSNVGKLCPMFFYRDRKLSERLALSIGMFTRGEVGAGIIFIALGYNLGGPALVISVLTLVLNLILTGIFVLWVKNLALRSYIN; encoded by the coding sequence ATGAGAAAAGTTCTGTCTTTTTCGGGCTTCCTGATGTTGGGGCTCGTCATTTCACAGTTCCTGCCGGTTATGGCGGGGCAAAGTTATGGGGCTGTCAAGTCCGTTTCGAATGTACTGCTTTATGTATGTCTTAGTTTTATAATGATTAATGTGGGTCGGGAATTTGTTCTCGACAAGGTTCGGTGGAAGAGCTATGCAGAAGATTATTTCATAGCGATGGCGACGGCAGCTCTGCCGTGGTTTATGATTGCCATTTATTACGTGTTTGTATTGCTGCCGCCCGATTACTGGAATAGTTGGGAAGCGTGGAAGGAGAATTTATTGTTGAGCCGTTTCGCGGCTCCTACGTCGGCCGGTATCTTGTTTACAATGCTGGCAGCTATCGGGCTGAAGTCCAGTTGGATTTATAAAAAGATTCAGGTGTTGGCTATTTTTGATGATTTGGATACGATTATTCTGATGATTCCTCTTCAAATAATGATGATTGGCTTGCGCTGGCAGTTGATTATTGTGGTGGTAATTGTATTTATGTTGTTGGCTGTCGGCTGGCAGCGGTTGAATAAGTATGATTGGCGTCAGGATTGGAAGGCTATCCTCTTTTATTCGTTTATTATATTCCTGGCTACTCAGATTCTTTATCTGGGCAGTAAAGAGTTGTATGGCGAAGAGGGGAGTATTCATATTGAGGTGCTGTTGCCGGCGTTTGTTCTCGGAATGATTATGAAGCATAGGGAGCATGATACTGCTGTGGAACGGAAAGTGTCTACCGGAATTTCTTTCCTGTTCATGTTTCTGGTGGGTATGAGCATGCCTCATTTTATCGGGGTGAACTTTGCGGAAACTCATGCGGGCACGCATTCCGTGACGGGGTCGCAGGAGATGATGTCGTGGGGCATGATTATGTTTCATGTGGTGATTGTTTCTTTGTTGTCGAATGTAGGAAAGCTTTGTCCGATGTTCTTCTATCGTGACCGGAAATTAAGTGAGCGGCTGGCTCTTTCTATCGGTATGTTTACCCGTGGCGAGGTAGGAGCCGGGATTATTTTCATTGCGTTGGGATATAACTTGGGCGGTCCGGCATTGGTGATTTCCGTCCTTACCTTGGTGCTGAACCTGATTTTGACAGGCATTTTTGTTTTATGGGTGAAAAACCTTGCTTTAAGAAGCTATATTAATTAG
- a CDS encoding Nramp family divalent metal transporter — protein MKNIFQDLKRKDHKRYLGGLDVFRYIGPGLLVTVGFIDPGNWASNFAAGSEFGYSLLWVVTLSTIMLIVLQHNVAHLGIVTGLCLSEAATKYTPKWVSRPILGTAVLASISTSLAEILGGAIALEMLLDIPIIWGAVLTTLFVSIMLFTNSYKKIERAIIAFVSVIGLSFIYELFLVEIDWPAATIGWVTPSFPKGSMLIIMSVLGAVVMPHNLFLHSEVIQSHEYNKKDDASIKKVLKYELFDTLFSMIVGWAINSAMILLAAATFFKSGIQVEELQQAKSLLEPLLGSNAAIVFALALLMAGISSTITSGMAAGSIFAGIFGESYHIKDSHSQVGVLLSLGIALLLIFFIGDPFKGLIISQMILSIQLPFTVFLQVGLTSSRKVMGDYVNSRWSTFVLYAIAIIVSALNIMLLFS, from the coding sequence ATGAAGAATATTTTTCAAGATTTAAAACGCAAAGATCATAAACGCTATTTGGGCGGGCTGGATGTGTTCAGATATATCGGCCCGGGGCTTTTGGTGACGGTAGGATTTATTGATCCGGGAAACTGGGCGTCTAATTTCGCTGCCGGTTCCGAGTTCGGGTATTCGCTGCTTTGGGTAGTCACCCTGTCCACTATCATGTTGATTGTGCTTCAACACAACGTTGCCCACTTGGGGATTGTTACCGGGCTTTGCCTTTCGGAAGCGGCCACTAAATATACTCCCAAATGGGTGTCCCGTCCCATACTTGGCACGGCGGTACTGGCTTCTATCTCTACCTCGCTGGCGGAGATTCTGGGTGGCGCCATTGCGCTCGAAATGCTGTTGGATATTCCTATCATATGGGGGGCTGTATTGACAACGCTTTTTGTCTCTATCATGCTTTTCACCAATTCTTATAAGAAGATAGAACGTGCTATCATCGCGTTCGTTTCCGTTATCGGACTTTCTTTTATTTATGAGCTGTTCCTGGTGGAAATAGACTGGCCGGCTGCGACGATAGGATGGGTGACTCCGTCATTCCCGAAAGGAAGCATGCTGATTATCATGAGTGTGCTGGGGGCGGTGGTGATGCCTCATAACCTGTTTCTCCATTCGGAAGTGATACAGAGCCACGAGTATAATAAGAAAGACGATGCGTCGATAAAGAAGGTATTGAAGTATGAGTTGTTTGATACGCTGTTTTCGATGATTGTCGGCTGGGCGATTAACAGTGCGATGATCCTGCTGGCTGCCGCTACTTTTTTCAAAAGCGGTATTCAGGTGGAGGAATTGCAGCAAGCCAAATCGCTGCTCGAACCGTTGCTGGGAAGTAATGCCGCAATCGTATTCGCGTTGGCTCTGCTGATGGCGGGCATTTCGTCGACTATCACGAGCGGGATGGCGGCAGGTTCTATCTTTGCGGGTATCTTTGGCGAATCCTATCATATTAAAGACAGTCACTCGCAGGTAGGGGTACTTTTGTCTTTGGGCATTGCCTTGCTGCTGATTTTCTTTATCGGTGATCCTTTTAAGGGATTGATTATCTCACAGATGATACTTAGTATCCAGTTGCCCTTTACGGTCTTTTTGCAGGTGGGGCTGACCTCTTCCCGGAAGGTGATGGGGGATTATGTGAATAGCCGCTGGAGCACGTTTGTACTGTATGCGATTGCGATTATCGTATCGGCGCTGAATATCATGCTGCTGTTTTCCTGA
- a CDS encoding winged helix-turn-helix domain-containing protein, with product MLKEKAGVIAGKIWNALNETEGMTAKQLKKATKLVDKDLFLGLGWLLREDKVSVEEVEGELFIKLI from the coding sequence ATGTTGAAAGAAAAAGCAGGTGTAATCGCAGGAAAAATCTGGAATGCACTGAATGAAACAGAAGGAATGACTGCCAAGCAACTGAAGAAAGCAACTAAGTTGGTTGACAAAGACCTGTTCCTCGGACTTGGCTGGTTATTGAGAGAAGACAAAGTCTCTGTGGAAGAAGTTGAAGGTGAACTCTTCATCAAATTGATCTAA
- a CDS encoding YebC/PmpR family DNA-binding transcriptional regulator, producing MGRAFEYRKAAKLKRWGHMAKTFTRLGKQIAIAVKAGGPEPENNPTLRSVIATCKRENMPKDNIERAIKNAMGKDQSDYKSMTYEGYGPHGIAVFVDTLTDNTTRTVADVRSVFNKFGGNLGTMGSLAFLFDHKCMFTFKKKDGLDMEELILDLIDYDVEDEYDEDEEEGTITIYGDPKSYAAIQKHLEECGFEDVGGDFTYIPNDMKDVTPEQRETLDKMIERLEEFDDVQTVYTNMKPEESEE from the coding sequence ATGGGAAGAGCATTTGAATATAGAAAGGCCGCTAAACTGAAAAGATGGGGCCACATGGCTAAAACTTTTACAAGATTGGGCAAGCAGATCGCTATCGCTGTGAAGGCGGGCGGACCGGAACCGGAGAATAACCCGACCCTGCGTTCGGTTATCGCTACTTGTAAGCGTGAGAATATGCCGAAGGACAATATCGAACGTGCCATCAAGAACGCTATGGGTAAAGACCAGAGCGACTACAAGAGCATGACTTACGAAGGATACGGCCCTCACGGAATTGCTGTCTTTGTGGATACGTTGACGGACAACACGACTCGTACGGTGGCTGACGTCCGTTCGGTATTTAACAAGTTCGGCGGAAACCTGGGTACAATGGGGTCGCTGGCATTCCTTTTCGACCACAAATGTATGTTTACTTTCAAGAAGAAAGACGGACTGGATATGGAAGAGCTGATTCTTGACCTGATCGACTATGATGTGGAAGATGAATATGACGAGGATGAAGAAGAAGGGACAATCACTATCTACGGTGACCCGAAGAGTTACGCGGCTATTCAGAAGCACCTGGAAGAATGTGGCTTTGAAGATGTCGGCGGAGACTTTACTTATATCCCCAACGATATGAAGGATGTGACTCCCGAACAACGCGAGACACTGGACAAGATGATTGAACGTCTGGAAGAGTTTGACGACGTGCAGACTGTTTATACGAACATGAAACCTGAAGAAAGCGAAGAATAA
- the nhaA gene encoding Na+/H+ antiporter NhaA, producing the protein MTILRTMRNFSSMNITASILLFLAAISAAIIANSSVAPVYQAFLSHELHLRIGSFNLLSHGGENLRMIEFINDGLMTIFFLLVGLEIKRELLVGELSSFRKAALPFIAACGGMLVPVIIYMMICPPGSVGGQGLAIPMATDIAFSLGVLSLLGNRVPLSLKIFLTAFAVVDDIGGILVIAIFYSSHVSYGYLLVAALLYVLLYFIGKWGATNKIFFLVIGVVIWYLFLQSGIHSTISGVILAFVIPAKPRLNVGKYIEDIRRIIAGFPTMESGSIVLTNEQIAKLKEVESASDRVISPLQSLEDNLHGAVNYLILPLFAFVNAGVVFSGGGELVGNVGIAVAAGLLFGKFIGIYSFTWLAIRTGLTPRPLGMNWMNLTGVALLGGIGFTVSLFIANLSFGADYPVLLNQAKFGVLSGSILSGLLGYIVLRVVLAKGQGR; encoded by the coding sequence ATGACTATTTTGCGGACTATGCGGAATTTCTCATCCATGAATATCACAGCGAGTATTCTTCTATTTCTGGCTGCTATTTCGGCAGCCATCATTGCGAACTCTTCTGTGGCTCCGGTGTATCAGGCGTTCTTATCGCATGAACTTCATTTGCGGATTGGTAGTTTTAATTTACTTTCGCACGGTGGGGAGAATCTACGGATGATTGAGTTTATCAATGATGGCTTGATGACGATTTTCTTTTTGCTGGTGGGGCTGGAAATCAAGCGGGAATTGCTGGTGGGCGAGCTTTCTTCTTTCCGCAAGGCGGCGTTGCCTTTTATCGCTGCTTGTGGTGGCATGCTGGTTCCCGTAATTATATATATGATGATTTGCCCGCCGGGCAGTGTCGGCGGACAAGGGCTTGCCATCCCGATGGCAACGGATATTGCTTTTTCATTGGGTGTGTTGAGTTTGCTAGGGAATCGTGTTCCGCTGAGTCTGAAAATCTTTCTGACGGCTTTTGCGGTTGTCGATGATATTGGCGGTATTCTGGTGATTGCCATTTTTTATAGTTCACATGTCTCTTACGGTTATCTTCTGGTGGCTGCGTTGCTTTATGTTTTGCTTTACTTTATTGGAAAATGGGGGGCGACAAATAAGATTTTCTTTTTAGTGATTGGGGTCGTTATTTGGTATTTATTTTTGCAATCGGGTATTCATAGTACAATCTCCGGGGTTATCCTGGCTTTTGTTATTCCCGCAAAGCCTCGTTTGAACGTAGGAAAGTATATTGAAGATATCCGCCGTATAATAGCCGGCTTCCCGACAATGGAGTCAGGAAGTATTGTGTTGACTAATGAGCAGATTGCCAAACTGAAAGAGGTGGAGTCGGCTTCCGACCGTGTGATTAGTCCGTTGCAATCATTGGAAGACAATCTGCATGGGGCGGTCAATTACCTGATTCTTCCGCTTTTTGCTTTTGTCAATGCCGGCGTTGTGTTTAGCGGGGGCGGCGAGTTGGTCGGCAACGTGGGTATTGCGGTGGCAGCCGGATTGTTGTTTGGAAAATTCATCGGTATTTATTCGTTCACTTGGTTGGCTATCAGAACAGGACTGACTCCCAGACCATTGGGAATGAACTGGATGAATCTTACCGGAGTTGCATTGTTAGGCGGCATCGGTTTTACCGTATCGCTTTTCATTGCCAACCTTTCTTTCGGAGCTGATTATCCGGTCTTGTTGAACCAGGCTAAGTTTGGAGTGTTGTCGGGTTCCATACTTTCCGGATTATTGGGTTATATTGTGCTCCGGGTGGTGCTTGCAAAGGGGCAGGGGCGTTGA
- the lepA gene encoding translation elongation factor 4, giving the protein MKNIRNFCIIAHIDHGKSTLADRLLEYTKTIQVTSGQMLDNMDLEKERGITIKSHAIQMEYTYKGEKYVLNLIDTPGHVDFSYEVSRSIAACEGALLIVDASQGVQAQTISNLYMAIEHDLEIIPVINKCDMASANPEEVEDEIVELLGCKREEVIRASGKTGMGVEEILAAVIERIPHPEGDEDAPLQALIFDSVFNSFRGIIAYFKIENGIIRKGDKVKFFNTGKEYDADEVGVLKMDMVPRNELRTGDVGYIISGIKTSKEVKVGDTITHIARPCDKAIAGFEEVKPMVFAGVYPIEAEDFEDLRASLEKLQLNDASLTFQPESSLALGFGFRCGFLGLLHMEIVQERLDREFDMNVITTVPNVSYHIYDKQGNMKEVHNPGGMPDPTMIDHIEEPYIKASIITTTDYIGPIMTLCLGKRGELLKQEYISGNRVEIYYNMPLGEIVIDFYDKLKSISKGYASFDYHPNGFRTSKLVKLDILLNGEPVDALSTLTHIDNAYDMGRRMCEKLKELIPRQQFDIAIQAAIGAKIISRETIKAVRKDVTAKCYGGDVSRKRKLLEKQKRGKKRMKQIGNVEVPQKAFLAVLKLD; this is encoded by the coding sequence ATGAAGAATATACGCAATTTTTGTATTATTGCTCATATTGACCACGGTAAATCGACTTTGGCCGACCGCCTGCTGGAATATACCAAGACTATTCAGGTTACTTCGGGGCAGATGCTTGATAATATGGACCTGGAGAAAGAAAGAGGAATCACGATCAAGAGCCATGCTATCCAGATGGAATATACCTATAAGGGTGAGAAGTATGTCCTTAACTTGATTGACACTCCGGGACACGTGGACTTCTCGTATGAGGTGTCCCGTTCGATTGCCGCTTGCGAGGGTGCGTTGCTGATTGTCGATGCGTCGCAGGGGGTACAGGCACAGACTATTTCCAACTTGTATATGGCGATTGAGCACGATCTCGAAATTATCCCGGTTATCAATAAATGTGATATGGCAAGCGCCAATCCCGAAGAGGTGGAAGATGAGATTGTGGAACTGCTGGGTTGCAAACGCGAAGAGGTAATCCGTGCGTCGGGCAAGACGGGTATGGGCGTGGAAGAGATACTTGCCGCCGTTATCGAACGCATCCCTCATCCCGAAGGAGACGAGGATGCTCCGTTGCAGGCGTTGATTTTCGACTCTGTGTTCAACTCTTTCCGTGGGATTATCGCTTATTTCAAGATTGAGAACGGTATAATCCGCAAGGGTGATAAGGTGAAATTCTTCAATACGGGAAAAGAGTATGACGCTGATGAGGTGGGGGTGCTTAAAATGGATATGGTTCCCCGCAACGAGCTTCGTACGGGAGATGTAGGATATATTATTTCGGGTATCAAGACTTCCAAAGAGGTGAAGGTGGGAGATACCATTACGCATATCGCCCGTCCGTGCGACAAGGCTATTGCCGGTTTTGAGGAAGTGAAGCCGATGGTGTTTGCCGGAGTTTATCCGATTGAGGCGGAAGACTTTGAAGATCTTCGTGCGTCTTTGGAGAAATTGCAGTTGAATGATGCTTCTCTGACCTTCCAGCCGGAATCTTCGTTGGCTTTGGGATTTGGTTTCCGTTGTGGTTTCCTCGGATTGCTCCATATGGAGATTGTACAGGAACGGTTGGATCGTGAGTTTGACATGAATGTGATTACTACCGTGCCGAACGTATCCTACCATATCTATGATAAGCAAGGTAATATGAAGGAAGTGCACAACCCTGGAGGTATGCCCGACCCGACTATGATAGACCATATCGAGGAGCCGTATATCAAGGCTTCTATCATTACGACGACCGATTATATCGGCCCTATCATGACGCTTTGCCTGGGCAAACGCGGCGAGCTTCTCAAGCAGGAGTATATTTCCGGAAATCGTGTGGAGATCTATTATAATATGCCTTTGGGAGAGATTGTTATCGACTTTTATGATAAGCTGAAGAGCATTTCCAAGGGATATGCTTCGTTTGATTATCATCCCAACGGTTTCCGTACGTCCAAGCTGGTGAAACTGGATATTCTGCTGAACGGTGAGCCGGTGGACGCGCTTTCTACATTGACGCATATCGACAATGCGTATGATATGGGCAGGCGGATGTGCGAGAAGTTGAAGGAGCTTATTCCGCGCCAGCAGTTTGATATTGCCATCCAGGCGGCTATCGGGGCGAAGATTATTTCGCGCGAAACGATTAAGGCGGTCCGTAAGGATGTGACGGCGAAGTGTTACGGCGGTGACGTGAGCCGTAAGCGTAAACTGCTTGAAAAGCAGAAAAGAGGTAAAAAACGAATGAAACAAATCGGTAACGTGGAAGTGCCTCAAAAAGCCTTCCTTGCTGTACTGAAACTGGATTAA
- a CDS encoding TIGR03905 family TSCPD domain-containing protein has translation MEYVYKTKGTCSTNIELNVEDGVVKEVAFWGGCNGNLQGISRLVKGMKVEEVITKLEGVRCGGRPTSCPDQLCRALHEMGY, from the coding sequence ATGGAGTATGTTTATAAAACCAAAGGCACTTGCAGCACGAACATCGAACTGAATGTGGAAGATGGAGTTGTGAAGGAAGTTGCTTTTTGGGGCGGATGCAACGGCAACCTGCAAGGTATTTCGCGTCTGGTAAAAGGCATGAAAGTGGAAGAGGTGATTACCAAGCTTGAGGGTGTACGTTGTGGTGGCAGACCGACGTCTTGTCCCGACCAGTTATGTCGTGCATTGCATGAGATGGGATATTAA